From a region of the Desulfatirhabdium butyrativorans DSM 18734 genome:
- a CDS encoding sigma-54 interaction domain-containing protein, producing the protein MSETDPWKLVADLLQRLKMWELIFDSIYNGAVVTDPDGYITHFNRPYGQFLGVKPEEQIGKHCTEAIENSRMHIVAQTGKAEINRSQHILGQNMVVQRIPIFQDGRLIAVFGQVMFKDVRDVGKLAQNLSLLKSKVELYEKELINLRSTRYNFDSIVGSSPAIRALRREALQATGNDLPVLITGASGTGKELFAQAIHQGSARRIHPFVRINCAAIPRDLLESELFGYEKGAFTGARLSGKPGKIELSHNGTLFLDEIGDLPIEMQPKLLRVLEEKEFERVGSTVLRHANFRLVAATNQDLEKMIAEGRFRSDLFYRLNVISLNIPPLKDRRSDILEIAQHMISQIAAEQALPPISIAADAKQILLEHNWPGNVRELANVLERTMATLDDQIIRAQHLPFYLCQRNHSTRKKNPGTIRSVQQRAEREAILAALNETSHNKARAAALLGIHRTLLYKKMKKYEIDLHPA; encoded by the coding sequence ATGTCTGAAACAGACCCCTGGAAATTGGTTGCCGATCTGCTTCAGCGTTTGAAAATGTGGGAATTGATTTTTGACAGCATCTATAATGGGGCTGTAGTCACGGATCCAGATGGATACATCACGCATTTCAATCGCCCTTACGGCCAGTTTCTTGGCGTAAAACCGGAAGAGCAGATCGGGAAGCACTGCACCGAAGCCATTGAAAATAGCCGTATGCATATCGTTGCGCAGACAGGTAAAGCAGAAATCAATCGCTCTCAACACATCCTTGGCCAAAATATGGTCGTTCAGCGCATACCGATTTTTCAGGACGGCAGGCTCATTGCCGTCTTTGGACAGGTGATGTTCAAGGATGTCCGGGATGTCGGCAAATTGGCTCAAAACCTTTCCCTATTGAAAAGCAAGGTCGAACTCTATGAAAAGGAACTGATCAACCTGCGTTCCACACGTTACAATTTCGATAGCATCGTAGGCAGCAGTCCTGCCATTCGGGCATTGCGGCGTGAAGCCCTCCAGGCAACGGGAAATGATCTTCCCGTATTGATCACCGGCGCAAGCGGTACAGGCAAAGAACTTTTCGCCCAGGCCATCCACCAGGGCAGCGCCCGAAGAATCCATCCGTTTGTACGCATCAACTGTGCAGCCATTCCAAGGGACTTGCTGGAATCGGAGCTCTTCGGCTATGAAAAAGGGGCATTTACCGGCGCACGGCTCAGCGGTAAACCCGGAAAAATTGAACTTTCCCATAATGGCACCCTGTTCCTGGACGAAATCGGCGATCTGCCAATCGAAATGCAGCCCAAACTGCTCCGCGTGTTGGAAGAAAAGGAATTCGAACGGGTAGGCAGCACCGTTCTGCGCCATGCCAACTTCCGTTTGGTTGCTGCAACCAATCAGGATCTGGAAAAGATGATTGCAGAGGGCCGATTCCGAAGCGATCTCTTCTATCGTTTGAATGTCATTTCGCTGAATATCCCGCCCTTGAAAGATCGCCGTTCGGATATCCTGGAAATCGCTCAGCACATGATTTCACAAATCGCTGCCGAGCAGGCACTACCTCCGATCAGTATTGCTGCTGATGCAAAACAGATTCTCCTGGAACACAATTGGCCGGGAAATGTTCGCGAACTGGCCAATGTACTCGAACGAACCATGGCAACCCTTGACGATCAAATCATCCGGGCCCAACACCTGCCCTTTTACCTGTGCCAGCGAAACCACTCGACAAGGAAGAAAAACCCCGGCACCATCCGATCCGTTCAGCAACGCGCTGAACGGGAAGCCATCCTCGCCGCACTGAACGAAACCAGCCACAACAAAGCCAGGGCTGCTGCACTTCTGGGAATCCACCGGACCCTTCTGTATAAAAAAATGAAAAAATATGAAATTGATCTTCATCCGGCCTGA
- a CDS encoding SDR family oxidoreductase — protein sequence MPLNIQEPAIERKDILVLEDSAFHPGNVCIVTGAGTGIGRATAVAAAVNGLTVVGFDINTVEGKKTVALARDLGGAMIFETVDLTDDKAVQAAVKRAASAGKIRYLANIAGIQHIDSIPDFPMETYDLMQKLMLRAPFLLSKLVMPRMRENADGQGVIGHMASIHAHICTMNKPVYNITKFGLRALAQSISAEGQGNIRSFTISTGYVQTALALQQIPAQAAQRGISEESVVRDVMMGKSRVKEMMTPVEVGNLFVFGFSRFSRYLVGGDLLFDGGVVLTY from the coding sequence GTGCCCTTGAACATTCAGGAACCCGCCATTGAGCGAAAAGATATTCTGGTTCTTGAGGACAGCGCGTTTCATCCAGGCAATGTATGTATTGTCACTGGCGCCGGGACGGGGATTGGCCGGGCCACGGCAGTGGCTGCGGCTGTCAACGGGTTGACTGTTGTCGGGTTCGATATCAATACGGTCGAAGGAAAAAAGACCGTTGCGCTGGCAAGAGATTTGGGCGGCGCCATGATTTTTGAAACGGTAGATCTTACCGACGACAAGGCCGTTCAGGCTGCCGTAAAGCGGGCGGCATCCGCCGGGAAAATTCGTTATCTCGCCAATATCGCCGGTATTCAGCATATCGATTCGATTCCCGATTTTCCCATGGAAACCTATGATTTGATGCAGAAGCTGATGCTGCGCGCCCCGTTTTTACTCTCCAAACTGGTGATGCCACGCATGCGCGAAAATGCAGATGGCCAGGGCGTGATCGGGCATATGGCATCGATTCATGCCCATATCTGTACCATGAACAAACCTGTGTACAATATCACCAAATTTGGCTTGCGAGCGCTTGCACAGTCAATTTCCGCCGAAGGGCAGGGGAACATCCGTTCATTCACCATCAGCACGGGATATGTTCAAACAGCATTGGCTCTCCAACAAATCCCGGCTCAGGCGGCCCAGCGAGGCATCAGCGAGGAAAGCGTCGTGCGCGATGTCATGATGGGCAAGTCGCGGGTCAAGGAGATGATGACGCCAGTGGAAGTGGGAAACCTCTTTGTGTTCGGTTTTTCACGATTTTCGCGTTACCTCGTTGGAGGTGATCTGCTTTTTGATGGGGGGGTGGTGCTGACTTATTGA